One genomic region from Arthrobacter sp. YN encodes:
- a CDS encoding carboxymuconolactone decarboxylase family protein, whose protein sequence is MTRINIGRSNKLGYAAVIGLEGYARKSVDPDLYELIKLRASILNGCGFCVDMHATDGGKRGIPSRKLHAVAAWQHSKVFFDAREQAVLALTDAVTQLGPETVTDEIWNAAATHFDDSQMGGLILAISTINVWNRIAVSTQMEPPVDEKNPIV, encoded by the coding sequence ATGACCCGCATCAATATCGGTCGCAGCAACAAGCTCGGCTACGCCGCCGTCATCGGGCTGGAAGGCTATGCCCGCAAGTCGGTCGATCCAGATCTGTACGAACTGATCAAACTCCGCGCCTCCATTCTCAACGGATGCGGCTTCTGCGTGGACATGCATGCCACGGACGGCGGGAAGCGCGGGATCCCCTCCCGCAAGCTCCACGCGGTAGCTGCGTGGCAGCACTCGAAAGTGTTCTTCGACGCTCGCGAACAGGCCGTACTTGCCCTGACGGATGCCGTAACCCAGCTGGGACCGGAGACAGTCACGGACGAGATTTGGAACGCTGCTGCCACCCATTTCGACGACAGCCAGATGGGTGGCCTGATTCTGGCCATCTCCACCATCAATGTGTGGAACAGGATCGCCGTCAGCACGCAGATGGAACCGCCGGTAGATGAGAAGAACCCGATCGTCTGA
- a CDS encoding carbohydrate ABC transporter permease — translation MSTPTLSRTRSTPASNQSPRRTGSSSNRSGGFASKLTVNGLLIIGSAYMVVPVLWLVFASTKNAADLYGTSAYALGNFSLFENIANVANQDGGLFFRWLGNSVMYAGVGAVFGSLISVMAGYAFDKFQFRWKDSLFGFVLVGVLIPNTATVLPMYLLASLVGMTNTIWAILIPVLCNPFGVYLARVYSASYVPAETLEAARMDGAGPVRSFFSLGLPMMMPGYITIALFQFVGVWNNFMLPLVMLQDQQLLPVSVGISIWQGYSVPQPEFTPMVITGSLLSILPLLVAFIMLQRFWKSGLTAGSVK, via the coding sequence ATGAGCACCCCAACACTCTCCCGCACCCGCAGCACACCGGCTTCGAATCAAAGTCCCCGCCGCACCGGCTCCAGTTCCAACCGCAGCGGTGGGTTTGCCAGCAAGCTCACGGTCAACGGCCTCCTCATCATCGGCTCCGCCTATATGGTGGTCCCTGTCCTGTGGCTGGTCTTCGCTTCCACCAAGAACGCAGCCGATCTCTACGGCACCAGCGCCTATGCCTTGGGGAACTTCTCCCTGTTCGAGAACATCGCAAACGTGGCCAACCAGGACGGCGGCCTCTTCTTCCGCTGGCTGGGCAACTCCGTGATGTACGCCGGCGTGGGTGCCGTCTTCGGCAGCTTGATTTCGGTCATGGCAGGGTATGCGTTCGACAAGTTCCAGTTCCGATGGAAGGACTCACTGTTCGGCTTCGTGCTGGTGGGCGTCCTGATTCCCAACACCGCCACAGTCCTGCCCATGTACCTCCTGGCCTCCCTGGTGGGCATGACCAACACCATCTGGGCCATCCTCATCCCGGTCCTATGCAACCCCTTCGGCGTGTACCTGGCCCGGGTGTACTCCGCCAGCTACGTGCCAGCCGAAACGCTTGAGGCCGCACGCATGGACGGCGCCGGACCTGTTCGGTCCTTCTTCTCCCTGGGCCTGCCCATGATGATGCCCGGGTACATCACCATCGCCCTGTTCCAATTTGTGGGCGTCTGGAACAACTTCATGCTCCCGCTGGTGATGCTCCAGGACCAGCAACTCCTGCCTGTCAGCGTCGGTATCTCCATCTGGCAGGGCTACTCCGTCCCGCAGCCCGAATTCACACCAATGGTCATCACGGGTTCCCTGTTGTCCATCCTTCCGCTGCTGGTGGCGTTCATCATGCTTCAGCGGTTCTGGAAGTCCGGCCTCACCGCAGGGAGCGTCAAGTGA
- a CDS encoding zinc-dependent alcohol dehydrogenase family protein, which translates to MRAVVFDEVRTQPDVREVAKPQAPVGGVVVKVLATGMCRSDWHAWAGHDDIAMPHVPGHELAGVIDAVGEGVQHWKVGDRVTVPFVCGCGTCEWCLAGDAQVCPDQQQPGFTHWGSFAEFVALHAADSNLVAIPDSVEYTTAASLGCRFATAYRALAARAQVKAGEWVTVVGAGGVGLSAVMIAKAMGARVIAVDRNPEALAVAARLGAEHTVLADGADIPAAVNALSGGGSHVAVDAVGSEQTCADAILSLRRRGRHVQIGLLPSIDGNPQVPMARVIGWELDLLGSHGMAAVDYPGMLALIEQGALQPQMLIERTIGLEEAAALLPGFDKANPAGMTMVDPAL; encoded by the coding sequence ATGCGCGCAGTAGTTTTTGATGAGGTCCGGACCCAGCCCGACGTCAGGGAAGTAGCCAAGCCCCAGGCTCCCGTGGGAGGCGTGGTGGTGAAAGTGCTGGCAACAGGAATGTGCCGCAGCGACTGGCACGCCTGGGCCGGCCACGACGACATCGCGATGCCCCACGTGCCGGGTCACGAGCTCGCCGGTGTCATCGACGCCGTCGGGGAAGGTGTCCAGCACTGGAAGGTGGGCGACCGCGTCACCGTGCCCTTCGTCTGCGGATGCGGCACCTGCGAATGGTGCCTGGCCGGCGACGCCCAAGTCTGCCCGGACCAGCAGCAGCCTGGTTTCACCCACTGGGGTTCCTTCGCCGAATTTGTGGCCCTGCACGCTGCAGACAGCAACCTGGTTGCCATTCCTGACAGCGTTGAATATACGACGGCGGCAAGCCTCGGCTGCCGCTTCGCCACCGCTTACCGGGCGTTGGCAGCCCGCGCGCAAGTGAAAGCCGGAGAGTGGGTCACCGTGGTTGGCGCGGGCGGTGTGGGCCTGAGCGCTGTGATGATCGCAAAGGCCATGGGCGCACGGGTCATTGCCGTGGATCGGAACCCGGAGGCCCTGGCCGTGGCTGCACGTCTGGGCGCCGAACACACTGTCCTCGCTGATGGTGCGGATATTCCGGCCGCAGTCAACGCCCTTTCCGGAGGGGGCAGCCACGTGGCGGTGGACGCCGTCGGAAGTGAACAGACCTGCGCCGACGCAATCCTCAGCCTTCGCAGGCGCGGCCGGCACGTCCAGATTGGTTTGTTGCCGTCCATCGACGGCAACCCGCAAGTGCCCATGGCGCGTGTGATCGGCTGGGAACTGGACCTCCTGGGCAGTCACGGCATGGCCGCTGTGGACTATCCTGGCATGCTGGCGCTCATTGAACAGGGTGCGCTCCAGCCGCAGATGCTCATCGAACGCACCATTGGCCTGGAAGAAGCTGCTGCACTGCTGCCCGGCTTCGACAAGGCCAACCCCGCCGGCATGACCATGGTGGACCCTGCCCTGTAA
- a CDS encoding hydroxyacid dehydrogenase, which translates to MTTPPLNVALAMGPGVVSRVFPRRRLETMPSGLRLLSPEPMEEFTSPRSLELLAETEILITGWNCPRLDAAALAAAPRLTHILHAGGTVKHHVGDECWERGIEISTAADANSIPVAEYTVAMILLANKRVLQIARKLHSEKTGIEPDQVFPDMGNFGKRVGIIGASRIGKHVIRLLKSYDVQVVVADPFLDDAAAAALGVERGSLEELVATSDVVSLHAPSLPSTRNLLHQGLVASFKPGATFINTARGELVDQDALLRRIEQGDLYAVLDVTSPWVLPADSGFYTHPNVLLTPHLAGSLGMELERMAVSTIEEARRISKGQPLLHRLHEKDLAFTA; encoded by the coding sequence GTGACCACACCTCCACTGAACGTCGCGCTCGCCATGGGTCCCGGCGTAGTATCCAGGGTCTTTCCCCGGCGCAGGTTGGAGACCATGCCCTCCGGCCTGCGGCTGCTCAGCCCGGAGCCCATGGAAGAATTCACCTCACCACGTTCCTTGGAGCTCCTGGCGGAGACGGAAATCCTCATCACCGGGTGGAACTGCCCGAGGCTCGACGCAGCCGCCCTGGCCGCGGCCCCGCGTCTGACCCATATCCTTCACGCGGGCGGCACGGTCAAACACCATGTGGGCGACGAATGTTGGGAACGGGGCATCGAAATCAGCACGGCCGCCGATGCCAACTCCATTCCCGTGGCCGAATACACGGTGGCCATGATCCTGCTGGCCAACAAACGGGTTCTCCAGATCGCCCGGAAGCTGCACTCGGAGAAAACGGGGATCGAGCCGGACCAGGTGTTTCCGGACATGGGCAACTTCGGCAAACGGGTGGGCATCATCGGCGCCTCGAGGATCGGCAAGCACGTCATCCGGCTCCTGAAGTCCTACGACGTCCAGGTTGTAGTAGCCGATCCGTTCCTGGACGATGCCGCGGCCGCGGCCCTCGGCGTCGAACGTGGCTCCTTGGAAGAGCTGGTGGCGACGTCCGACGTCGTCAGCCTCCACGCGCCGTCGCTCCCGTCCACCCGCAACCTCTTACACCAAGGCCTGGTGGCCAGCTTCAAACCCGGGGCCACGTTCATCAACACCGCCCGCGGTGAACTGGTGGATCAGGATGCGCTGCTTCGGCGGATAGAGCAAGGCGATCTCTACGCTGTCCTGGATGTCACCTCTCCGTGGGTACTTCCTGCAGATTCGGGGTTCTACACCCACCCCAACGTGCTGCTGACGCCGCATCTGGCCGGCTCGTTGGGAATGGAACTTGAGCGGATGGCTGTCAGCACCATCGAGGAAGCCCGTCGCATCTCAAAGGGTCAACCACTCCTCCACAGGCTCCACGAGAAGGACCTCGCCTTCACGGCCTGA
- a CDS encoding sigma-70 family RNA polymerase sigma factor, translated as MTLAVSATSAWQSERNRLLGIAYRMLGDFGHAEDVVSEVAIDAVQRERKPDAVGVDSWPAWLTTVCVRRSVDRVRQLAAVREEYTGPWLPEPVDASKLPEETVANRELLSLTLLHLAEQLAPEARAALVLHRAFAMSAPEIADILEKSPAAVRQMISRAERRLEIDPEAPAPRAKDRAALEKLVRAIEQGEIDTVVAMLDRDAVLWADGGGKVKSAMNPLFGAARIARFFAGILGKAVVFDPVQPVRAWVIEVNSEAALVLRHHGRSDILVIDTASDGSIRELRQVSNPDKLTRVSL; from the coding sequence ATGACTCTTGCGGTGTCAGCCACGTCGGCGTGGCAGAGCGAACGGAATCGCCTCCTGGGGATCGCTTACAGAATGCTGGGCGACTTCGGACATGCGGAGGACGTGGTTTCCGAGGTGGCGATCGACGCCGTGCAACGGGAACGCAAACCCGATGCGGTGGGCGTGGATTCCTGGCCGGCGTGGCTGACAACGGTGTGTGTGCGGCGCTCTGTTGACCGGGTACGACAACTCGCCGCAGTGCGCGAGGAGTACACCGGGCCATGGCTGCCCGAACCAGTGGATGCGTCCAAACTTCCGGAAGAAACCGTAGCCAACCGCGAGCTCCTGTCCTTGACCTTGCTGCACCTGGCCGAACAATTGGCGCCTGAGGCCAGGGCGGCGCTCGTGTTGCACCGGGCCTTTGCCATGTCCGCCCCGGAAATCGCCGACATCCTGGAAAAATCCCCTGCCGCAGTCCGCCAGATGATTTCACGGGCTGAACGTCGCCTGGAGATCGATCCTGAGGCCCCCGCTCCCCGGGCCAAGGATCGCGCTGCCCTGGAGAAGCTGGTACGCGCCATTGAACAGGGTGAGATTGACACAGTTGTCGCCATGCTGGATCGGGACGCCGTTCTCTGGGCCGACGGCGGCGGCAAGGTCAAGAGCGCCATGAACCCGCTGTTCGGGGCGGCCAGGATTGCGCGCTTCTTCGCGGGCATCCTCGGCAAAGCGGTGGTTTTCGATCCCGTGCAGCCGGTACGTGCTTGGGTCATCGAGGTCAACAGCGAAGCGGCCCTGGTGCTCAGGCATCATGGCCGCTCCGACATCCTGGTGATCGATACCGCCTCGGATGGCAGCATCCGCGAGCTGCGCCAGGTGTCCAACCCGGACAAGCTGACGCGGGTCTCGCTCTGA
- a CDS encoding alkaline phosphatase D family protein produces MEKISRRSLISAGLGAGLVAGVSAAMPQAAVAVSTADDAGLRTDPFTLGIASGEPWPDGFVIWTRLAVNPVAEDGLGSMPSRPVAVAWEVAEDPTMRRVVARGVEHARIETAHSVHAELKGLRPGREYFYRFRTGRHVSEVGRTLTSPAPGETPAALAMAFASCAQYEHGYFTAYKRLAEDHPDLVLHLGDYLYEYKKGSYVIGGGNPRDHEGPETSTLAGYRQRHAQYKSDADLQAAHAIAPWLVVWDDHEVDNNWADEIPENNDAGQLNDTTEHFRQRRSAAFQAYYENMPLRRSSVPAGFDMKIYRTIQWGQLANFHMMDTRQYRDDQLAGDGWRKNVAERLDENRTITGAEQEKWLLEGFRNSTQRWDILGQQVFFAERDRDKAPEIDDVSMDGWDGYAASRRRITQGWVDAKVRNAVVLTGDVHRHWATDLKVDYKDPAAAVVGSELVCSSITSTGNGTGSTTDPTMAWNPHLKFYNDNRGYVNTRITKDAMTADFRVLDYVTTLGAPVSTRKSFTISDGVPGLA; encoded by the coding sequence ATGGAAAAAATCTCCCGCAGGTCCCTCATTTCAGCCGGCTTGGGTGCCGGACTCGTCGCCGGCGTGTCAGCCGCCATGCCGCAGGCCGCCGTCGCGGTTTCGACAGCGGACGACGCCGGGCTCCGCACCGATCCGTTCACGCTTGGCATCGCGTCGGGCGAACCGTGGCCCGACGGCTTTGTCATCTGGACCCGCCTGGCGGTGAATCCCGTGGCCGAGGACGGCCTGGGCAGCATGCCTTCCCGCCCGGTCGCCGTCGCCTGGGAAGTTGCGGAAGACCCGACGATGCGCCGGGTAGTAGCCCGCGGCGTCGAACATGCCAGGATCGAAACCGCCCACTCGGTGCACGCAGAACTTAAGGGCCTCCGGCCGGGCCGGGAGTATTTCTACCGTTTCCGTACCGGGCGGCACGTGAGCGAAGTGGGGCGCACTCTGACCAGCCCGGCACCCGGCGAGACCCCCGCGGCGCTGGCCATGGCGTTCGCCAGCTGCGCCCAATACGAACACGGCTATTTCACTGCGTACAAGCGGCTGGCCGAGGACCACCCGGACCTGGTGCTGCACCTTGGGGACTACCTCTACGAGTACAAGAAGGGCAGCTACGTAATCGGCGGCGGCAACCCGCGCGATCATGAGGGTCCCGAGACCAGCACCCTGGCTGGCTACCGCCAGCGGCACGCCCAGTACAAATCCGACGCCGATCTCCAGGCAGCGCACGCGATCGCACCGTGGCTGGTGGTGTGGGATGACCACGAAGTGGACAACAACTGGGCGGACGAGATCCCCGAGAACAACGACGCGGGCCAGCTCAACGACACCACGGAGCATTTCCGGCAGCGCCGCTCGGCAGCGTTCCAGGCGTACTACGAGAACATGCCGCTGCGCCGGTCATCAGTCCCCGCCGGGTTCGACATGAAGATCTACCGCACCATCCAATGGGGCCAGCTGGCCAACTTCCACATGATGGACACCCGCCAGTACCGCGACGATCAGCTCGCGGGCGACGGCTGGCGGAAGAACGTGGCCGAACGCCTGGACGAGAACCGCACCATCACCGGCGCCGAGCAGGAGAAGTGGCTGCTGGAGGGCTTCAGGAACTCCACGCAGCGATGGGACATTCTGGGCCAGCAGGTCTTCTTCGCCGAGCGGGACCGTGACAAGGCCCCGGAAATCGACGACGTCTCCATGGATGGCTGGGACGGCTACGCCGCCTCCCGCCGCCGCATCACCCAAGGCTGGGTGGACGCCAAGGTGCGCAACGCCGTCGTACTCACCGGCGACGTTCACCGCCACTGGGCCACCGACCTCAAGGTGGATTACAAGGACCCGGCGGCAGCTGTGGTGGGCTCGGAACTGGTGTGCTCATCCATCACCTCCACGGGGAATGGCACGGGATCCACCACCGACCCCACCATGGCGTGGAACCCGCACCTGAAGTTCTACAACGACAACCGCGGCTACGTGAACACGCGCATCACCAAGGACGCCATGACCGCGGACTTCCGTGTGCTGGACTACGTCACCACACTGGGCGCGCCGGTCAGCACCAGGAAGTCGTTCACGATCAGCGACGGAGTCCCCGGCCTCGCCTGA
- a CDS encoding HAD-IC family P-type ATPase, translating to MPHDKDLTGAAVRLVGSSVQGLSTAEVAERVAAGQTNAFVQDTSRSVWSIVRANVLTLFNGIILACFIVLFAIGRWQDALFGFSAVANAVIGSVQEYRAKRALDRLALLNAPHARVMRDGSEAEIDLDDVVLDDTLVLRAGDQVPADGLVAGSRGLQVDESMLTGESDAVEKADGDRVLSGSVVVAGEGTAVVDRVGADSFANSLAAEAKRFSLVASELRSSIDRVLKWVTWFVGPVALLVLNAQMIAQGGWAEASASGAWRDAATATIASVVAMVPLGLVLMTSITFAVGAVKLARQQVLVQELPAVEGLARVDIICLDKTGTLTQGDIVFDAAHPLSHRPGWEAVLSWYGVQNDANATARSLSGHFTEPPAEPPTGRVPFSSARKWSAVIFDDGMWILGGPEMVFPGDNSTDPVRQQLADQASELATTGRRTLVLAHGTPTDDETVPSDAVPVALLTFKENIRPDAAETLTYFAAQDVDVRIISGDNPQTVAAIAREVGLDAPHGFDARELPDNDQEFLDVINNHVVFGRVTPDQKKRIVVALKSAGRTVAMTGDGVNDALAIKEADIGVAMNSGAAATKAVARLVLLDGKFSHLPSVVAEGRQVIANIERVSMLFLTKTAYATFLAIAFGILLLPFPFLPRQLSVTDGLTIGIPAFFLALLPNAQRYIPGFLRRSLTFAVPAGVAVTLGLASYARLAANLQIPEAEIRTGSTLILTIIGIWILVVLSRPVTRFKGLVIGAMMIGLVLVYSVPIARDFLQFTDPTLPTALLVLGTSAACIALIEIVRFVHRRVAYRDAQEALHHRVPHQRVPK from the coding sequence GTGCCACACGACAAAGACCTGACAGGCGCGGCCGTCCGTTTAGTGGGGTCCTCGGTGCAGGGATTGAGCACTGCCGAGGTTGCCGAAAGGGTTGCCGCAGGACAAACCAACGCGTTCGTCCAGGACACCAGCCGCAGCGTGTGGAGCATTGTCCGCGCCAACGTGCTCACCCTGTTCAACGGCATCATTCTGGCCTGCTTCATTGTCCTGTTTGCGATCGGCCGCTGGCAGGATGCTCTGTTCGGGTTCAGTGCCGTCGCCAACGCGGTGATCGGCAGCGTCCAGGAATACCGGGCCAAACGTGCCCTGGACCGCCTCGCCCTCCTGAACGCCCCGCACGCCAGGGTGATGCGCGACGGCTCCGAGGCCGAAATCGACCTGGACGACGTCGTGCTGGATGACACCCTGGTCCTCCGGGCCGGAGACCAAGTTCCCGCCGACGGACTGGTGGCCGGATCACGGGGCCTCCAAGTGGACGAGTCCATGCTGACCGGGGAGTCAGACGCTGTGGAAAAAGCCGACGGCGACCGCGTCCTGTCCGGGTCCGTGGTGGTGGCTGGGGAAGGCACAGCGGTGGTGGACCGGGTGGGCGCGGACTCCTTTGCCAACTCCCTCGCGGCCGAAGCCAAGCGCTTCTCCCTGGTCGCCTCGGAACTTCGCTCCTCGATCGACCGAGTCCTGAAATGGGTCACCTGGTTCGTGGGTCCCGTGGCGTTGTTGGTGCTGAACGCCCAGATGATCGCGCAGGGCGGGTGGGCCGAGGCCTCGGCGAGCGGCGCTTGGCGGGACGCGGCGACGGCGACCATCGCCTCCGTCGTCGCCATGGTCCCCTTGGGGCTGGTGCTGATGACCAGCATTACCTTCGCCGTAGGGGCGGTGAAGCTCGCCCGGCAGCAAGTGCTGGTGCAGGAGCTTCCCGCGGTGGAGGGCCTGGCACGAGTGGACATTATCTGCCTCGACAAGACCGGGACGCTCACCCAGGGCGACATCGTTTTCGACGCCGCGCATCCCCTGAGCCATCGCCCAGGTTGGGAGGCCGTGCTTTCCTGGTACGGGGTGCAGAACGACGCAAACGCCACGGCCCGCAGCCTCTCCGGACATTTCACGGAGCCGCCCGCCGAACCACCGACAGGCCGGGTGCCCTTCTCATCAGCGCGCAAATGGAGCGCGGTGATTTTCGACGACGGGATGTGGATCCTGGGCGGCCCCGAAATGGTGTTCCCGGGGGACAATTCCACCGATCCTGTGCGGCAGCAGCTCGCCGACCAGGCCTCAGAGTTGGCCACCACCGGCCGCCGCACACTGGTGCTGGCCCACGGCACGCCCACGGACGACGAGACCGTTCCATCAGACGCCGTCCCGGTTGCGCTCCTGACGTTCAAGGAGAACATCCGCCCTGATGCTGCGGAGACACTCACCTACTTCGCGGCACAGGACGTGGATGTCCGCATCATTTCGGGTGACAACCCGCAAACGGTAGCTGCCATTGCCCGCGAGGTCGGTCTGGATGCACCGCACGGCTTTGATGCCCGCGAGTTGCCGGACAATGACCAGGAATTCCTGGACGTCATCAACAACCACGTGGTTTTCGGCCGTGTCACCCCGGACCAGAAGAAGCGGATTGTGGTGGCTCTAAAGTCCGCAGGCCGCACGGTGGCCATGACCGGCGACGGCGTGAATGATGCGTTGGCCATCAAGGAAGCCGACATCGGCGTCGCCATGAACTCCGGTGCAGCAGCTACCAAGGCGGTGGCCCGGCTGGTGCTCCTTGACGGAAAATTCTCGCACCTGCCCAGTGTGGTGGCTGAAGGCCGGCAGGTCATCGCCAACATCGAGCGCGTCTCCATGTTGTTCCTGACAAAAACCGCCTATGCCACGTTCCTGGCTATCGCGTTCGGCATTCTCCTGCTTCCTTTCCCGTTCCTTCCCCGGCAGCTCTCAGTCACTGATGGTTTGACCATCGGCATTCCGGCGTTTTTCCTGGCTTTGCTGCCCAACGCCCAGCGCTACATTCCCGGCTTCCTTCGACGCTCACTCACGTTCGCCGTACCAGCCGGTGTAGCCGTGACCTTGGGGCTTGCCTCGTACGCCCGCCTCGCCGCGAACCTGCAGATCCCGGAAGCGGAGATCAGGACCGGGTCAACCCTCATCCTGACGATCATCGGCATCTGGATCCTGGTGGTGCTCTCGCGTCCGGTCACCCGATTCAAAGGGCTGGTCATCGGCGCCATGATGATCGGACTGGTGCTGGTCTATTCCGTACCGATCGCCCGCGACTTCCTGCAATTCACCGACCCGACGCTGCCCACGGCACTACTGGTCCTGGGAACGTCTGCAGCCTGCATCGCGCTGATTGAGATCGTCCGTTTCGTTCACCGCCGCGTTGCCTACCGGGACGCCCAGGAGGCACTGCATCACCGGGTCCCACATCAGCGGGTCCCGAAGTAG
- a CDS encoding carbohydrate ABC transporter permease codes for MATQALTTTVRRRGRALAGTGGRTAALFLVPFFAVFAIAMIAMIAPVIYSLVLSFHSQQKSGLGFGEAKTVFVGLENYVQVFQSETFMEGIARLGLYCLIYIPCMVGGAVIFALLLDATVAKARKLFQLLVFLPHAVPGVIAALIWAYLYTPGISPLVQALQGGGIQINFLDAHMVLPSIVNIGVWEWTGYNVIILFTALQAVPREILEAARVDGAGEIRAAVSIKFPLILPALSVIMLFTIIGTLQLFTEPNIISKATASVTSTWVPNLWAYDAAFIRHNLNQAAAASIIIAGLAAILSLAVTRLSSRMNKS; via the coding sequence ATGGCCACCCAGGCCCTCACCACCACAGTGCGCCGCCGAGGCCGTGCACTGGCGGGAACCGGCGGACGGACTGCCGCGCTGTTCCTGGTCCCCTTCTTCGCGGTCTTCGCGATCGCCATGATCGCCATGATCGCACCGGTGATCTACTCCCTGGTGCTGAGTTTCCACTCGCAGCAAAAGTCCGGACTGGGCTTCGGGGAAGCCAAGACCGTGTTCGTCGGACTTGAGAACTACGTGCAGGTCTTCCAGTCCGAGACGTTCATGGAGGGCATCGCCCGCCTTGGCTTGTACTGCCTGATCTACATTCCCTGCATGGTGGGCGGTGCAGTGATCTTTGCCCTCCTCCTGGATGCGACGGTGGCCAAGGCCCGCAAACTGTTCCAGCTCCTGGTGTTCCTTCCGCACGCCGTTCCGGGCGTCATTGCGGCCCTCATCTGGGCGTACCTCTACACTCCGGGCATCAGCCCGCTGGTCCAGGCGCTCCAGGGCGGCGGCATCCAAATCAATTTCCTGGATGCGCACATGGTCCTCCCCTCCATCGTGAACATCGGTGTATGGGAATGGACCGGCTACAACGTGATCATCCTCTTTACCGCTCTTCAGGCCGTACCCCGGGAAATCCTGGAGGCCGCGCGTGTTGACGGGGCCGGCGAAATCCGCGCCGCGGTGAGCATTAAGTTCCCGCTGATCCTTCCGGCCTTGAGCGTCATCATGCTGTTCACCATCATCGGCACCCTGCAGTTGTTCACGGAACCGAACATCATCTCCAAGGCCACAGCGTCAGTCACCAGTACCTGGGTTCCCAACCTCTGGGCCTATGACGCAGCCTTCATCCGCCACAACCTCAACCAGGCCGCGGCGGCTTCCATCATCATTGCCGGACTGGCCGCGATCCTGTCCCTGGCCGTCACCCGCCTTAGCTCCAGGATGAACAAATCATGA
- a CDS encoding pyridoxal phosphate-dependent aminotransferase translates to MRPMQHSSKLQNVRYELRGPILQAAKAMEAEGHRILKMNLGDTAPFGLEAPESVVVDMIHHLRGAQGYSDSKGIFSARTAISQYYQTRGLMTIGVEDVFIGNGVSELISMTLQAFMENGDEILIPAPDYPLWTAAVTLTGGNPVHYLCDEEENWWPDMSDVEAKITPRTKGIVIINPNNPTGAVYPRHILEQFAALARKHDLVLFSDEIYEKIRYVDAPHIHTAAVADDVCVLTFSGLSKAYRMPGYRAGWVAVTGPLTATAAYRESLELLASLRLCANVPAQHAIQTCLGGYQSIEALIRPGGRLRDQRDLAWKLLTAIPGVSCVPAAGAMYLFPKLDPEIYPIASDEKFVLQLLQEQKILVSHGTAFNWPTPDHFRFVILPATEDIEEAVRRIDHFLAAYRNRPADAPK, encoded by the coding sequence ATGCGTCCGATGCAGCACTCCAGCAAACTCCAGAATGTCCGCTACGAACTCCGTGGACCCATCCTCCAAGCGGCCAAGGCCATGGAGGCCGAGGGGCATCGCATCCTCAAGATGAACCTTGGGGACACAGCACCGTTTGGGCTGGAGGCGCCGGAGTCTGTTGTGGTGGACATGATCCACCATCTCCGCGGAGCTCAGGGGTACAGCGATTCCAAGGGCATCTTCTCAGCCCGCACCGCCATCTCGCAGTATTACCAAACGCGCGGACTGATGACCATCGGCGTCGAGGATGTCTTCATTGGCAACGGCGTCAGCGAGCTCATTTCCATGACCCTGCAGGCGTTCATGGAGAACGGCGACGAGATCCTTATCCCTGCCCCGGACTACCCTTTGTGGACCGCGGCCGTGACGCTCACCGGCGGCAACCCCGTGCATTACCTGTGCGATGAGGAGGAGAACTGGTGGCCGGACATGTCCGACGTCGAAGCCAAGATCACCCCGCGCACCAAGGGCATTGTCATCATCAACCCGAACAACCCCACCGGCGCCGTCTATCCGCGGCACATCCTGGAGCAGTTCGCCGCGCTTGCCAGGAAGCATGACCTTGTCCTGTTCTCGGATGAGATCTACGAGAAGATCCGTTACGTGGACGCGCCGCATATTCATACGGCGGCTGTTGCTGACGACGTCTGCGTCCTGACGTTCAGCGGGTTGTCCAAGGCGTACCGCATGCCCGGATACCGGGCCGGTTGGGTTGCCGTCACCGGGCCATTGACAGCTACCGCGGCCTACCGGGAATCCTTGGAGCTGCTGGCCTCGCTGCGGTTGTGCGCCAATGTCCCTGCCCAGCACGCCATCCAAACATGCCTGGGTGGATACCAAAGCATCGAGGCGCTCATTCGTCCCGGCGGCCGGCTACGTGATCAGCGGGATCTGGCATGGAAACTCCTCACCGCGATCCCGGGCGTCAGCTGCGTTCCGGCAGCCGGTGCCATGTACCTTTTTCCGAAGCTGGATCCGGAGATCTACCCCATTGCCTCGGATGAAAAGTTCGTCCTCCAGTTACTGCAGGAACAGAAAATCCTGGTCTCGCACGGTACCGCGTTCAACTGGCCCACGCCGGACCATTTCCGGTTCGTGATCCTGCCCGCTACGGAGGACATCGAGGAAGCAGTGCGCCGGATCGACCATTTCCTCGCCGCCTACCGGAACCGCCCCGCGGACGCACCCAAGTAA